The following proteins come from a genomic window of Deinococcus aerophilus:
- the serA gene encoding phosphoglycerate dehydrogenase, translating into MSAPTSAPAVPAPQVLRVLICDEMNPGNLEHEGFQIDYQGNMERAETLRRLPDYDALITRSRTRVDRELIDAAGPRLKVIGRGGVGVDNIDLEYASLRGLLVLNAPESNNVSAAELAMMHLMAAARGLTRSDRQTRAGVWDRKFLGIELKDKTLGIVGLGRIGSIVADRAQGLRLNVVAYDPYVPGSKFERLGVARAETLDDLLGQVDFLTVHTPLTEETTGMIGARELAVMKPGAIVVNAARGGIIAEQALVDALHSGHLFGAGVDVFVDEPPTAEHIFLGAPNLGITAHLGANTHEAQERVGAEIVSRVLSALHGDVSKGAVNAPALDAKTLEALGGYLTLGEKLGRIQAQLLPGAHDVEVTFRGEFPADPAPVVTSVLVGYLSGSTDEMPNMINARALAKERGINLAIREETDSPDYQTEVIVKVSSRGADKTRTRTVGGTVFGRSPRLTRLRDYRVELEPEGYILIASNQDKPGAVAKLSNMLGTWSINIAGMALGRAERGGQALFTLTLDDSLSTEQLQAVRDLDVIDSAYLVRV; encoded by the coding sequence ATGAGCGCTCCCACTTCCGCCCCCGCCGTTCCGGCCCCGCAGGTGCTGCGCGTGCTGATCTGCGACGAGATGAACCCCGGCAATCTGGAACACGAGGGTTTTCAGATCGACTACCAGGGCAACATGGAGCGTGCCGAGACGCTGCGCCGTCTGCCCGACTACGACGCGCTGATCACGCGCAGCCGGACCCGGGTGGACCGCGAGCTGATCGACGCGGCCGGCCCCCGGCTGAAGGTGATCGGGCGCGGCGGCGTCGGTGTGGACAACATTGATCTGGAATACGCCAGCCTGCGTGGTCTGCTCGTGCTGAACGCCCCCGAGAGCAACAATGTCTCGGCAGCGGAACTTGCCATGATGCACCTGATGGCGGCGGCGCGCGGCCTGACCCGAAGTGACCGCCAGACCCGCGCGGGGGTGTGGGACCGCAAGTTCCTGGGCATCGAGCTCAAGGACAAGACGCTGGGCATCGTGGGGCTGGGGCGCATCGGCAGCATCGTGGCCGACCGCGCCCAGGGCTTGCGCCTCAACGTGGTGGCCTACGACCCCTACGTGCCGGGCAGCAAGTTCGAGCGCCTGGGCGTGGCCCGCGCCGAGACCCTGGATGACCTGCTGGGACAGGTGGATTTTCTGACCGTTCACACGCCCCTGACTGAGGAAACGACCGGCATGATCGGCGCACGCGAACTCGCCGTGATGAAGCCCGGCGCCATCGTGGTCAACGCGGCGCGCGGCGGCATCATCGCTGAGCAGGCGCTGGTGGACGCCCTGCACAGCGGGCATCTGTTCGGGGCGGGGGTGGACGTGTTCGTGGACGAGCCGCCCACCGCCGAGCACATCTTTCTGGGGGCCCCGAACCTGGGCATCACCGCCCACCTGGGCGCGAACACCCACGAGGCGCAGGAGCGGGTGGGCGCGGAGATCGTCTCGCGGGTGCTGTCGGCGCTGCACGGCGACGTGAGCAAGGGGGCGGTGAACGCTCCGGCGCTGGACGCCAAGACCCTGGAGGCGTTGGGCGGGTACCTCACGCTGGGCGAGAAGCTGGGCCGCATCCAGGCGCAGCTGCTTCCCGGCGCGCATGACGTGGAGGTCACCTTCCGGGGGGAATTCCCTGCCGACCCTGCTCCGGTGGTGACCAGTGTGCTGGTGGGCTACCTGTCGGGCAGCACCGACGAGATGCCCAACATGATCAATGCCCGCGCCCTGGCAAAGGAACGCGGCATCAACCTGGCCATCCGCGAGGAGACCGACAGCCCCGACTACCAGACCGAGGTGATCGTGAAGGTCAGCAGCCGGGGAGCAGACAAGACCCGCACCCGCACGGTGGGCGGCACGGTCTTCGGGCGCAGCCCGCGTCTGACCCGCCTGCGCGACTACCGCGTGGAACTGGAACCCGAGGGATATATCCTGATCGCCAGCAACCAGGACAAGCCGGGTGCCGTCGCCAAGCTCAGCAACATGCTGGGAACCTGGAGCATCAACATTGCGGGCATGGCCCTGGGCCGCGCCGAGCGGGGGGGTCAGGCGCTGTTTACCCTGACCCTGGACGACAGCCTGAGCACTGAGCAGTTGCAGGCCGTCCGGGATCTGGATGTGATTGACAGCGCGTACCTCGTGCGGGTCTGA
- the aat gene encoding leucyl/phenylalanyl-tRNA--protein transferase, with protein MPTAAAFLNHADPLTCEVARGYAGGAFLMDNGEGVQWYSVRGRALVPLTEADGLHVARRLRRELPRFEVRVDTAFDEVLEGCRGRLPGAPARDGEWISPELTALYHHLHATGLAHSFEVWRGGELAGGILGLALGGAFIAESKFHRVTNASKVALVTLAGHLHARGFTLLDAQIQNPHLQTLGVYEVGAREYAGRLAGALKVDAALSPWV; from the coding sequence GTGCCCACCGCAGCCGCCTTCCTGAACCACGCCGACCCCCTGACCTGCGAGGTGGCGCGGGGCTACGCCGGGGGCGCCTTTCTGATGGACAACGGGGAGGGCGTGCAGTGGTACAGCGTGCGGGGACGCGCCCTGGTGCCCCTGACCGAGGCCGACGGCCTGCATGTCGCCCGGCGCCTGCGCCGTGAACTGCCGCGCTTTGAGGTGCGGGTAGACACCGCCTTTGATGAGGTGCTGGAGGGCTGCCGGGGCCGGCTGCCGGGCGCTCCGGCACGCGACGGCGAGTGGATCAGCCCCGAGCTGACGGCCCTGTACCATCACCTGCACGCCACCGGGCTGGCCCATTCCTTTGAGGTCTGGCGCGGCGGTGAGCTGGCGGGCGGCATCCTGGGCCTGGCGCTGGGCGGCGCCTTCATTGCCGAGAGCAAGTTTCACCGCGTGACCAATGCGAGCAAAGTTGCGCTGGTCACGCTGGCCGGGCATCTGCACGCGCGCGGCTTTACGCTGCTGGACGCCCAGATCCAGAACCCCCATCTGCAGACGCTGGGGGTCTACGAGGTCGGGGCGCGGGAATACGCCGGACGGCTCGCCGGGGCGCTGAAGGTGGACGCGGCGCTCTCACCGTGGGTGTGA
- a CDS encoding PaaI family thioesterase codes for MSPTPSRPLPSLDELNRLGEGKLPGLIGIRFTHLEAGLVHSELTVRPELLAPNSYLHAASVVALADTSCGYGTRILLPEDSSGFTTIELKSNHLSTAREGTITCEARSVHAGRTTQVWDATVRGPEGRVMALFRCTQAVLYAR; via the coding sequence ATGTCCCCGACCCCTTCGCGCCCGTTGCCCAGCCTGGACGAACTCAACCGGCTGGGCGAGGGCAAGTTGCCCGGCCTGATCGGCATCCGCTTTACCCACCTGGAGGCCGGGCTGGTTCACTCGGAGCTGACGGTGCGCCCCGAACTGCTCGCGCCCAACAGTTATCTGCACGCCGCGAGCGTGGTGGCGCTGGCCGATACCAGTTGCGGCTACGGTACCCGCATCCTGCTGCCCGAGGATTCAAGCGGCTTTACGACCATTGAACTCAAGAGCAACCACCTGTCCACCGCCCGGGAAGGCACCATCACCTGCGAGGCCCGCAGCGTGCATGCCGGGCGCACCACCCAGGTCTGGGACGCCACGGTGCGCGGACCGGAGGGCCGGGTCATGGCGCTGTTCCGCTGTACCCAAGCAGTGCTGTATGCACGCTGA